The Oxalobacter aliiformigenes nucleotide sequence GAACCAGCCAGTTCTTGACCGCCTCGGCTCGCCGGTTGGCCAGAAGGATCAAACCGTCTTTTGTCGATGCATAATGCTGTACCAGCAGTTTTTCCATTTCGGAAACAGACAATGACTGATCGAAAAGCAATAACTTTCTGGGCTTGTCAAACTTCTCGTTCCGATACACTTCCCTGATGAGTTCAGGATATTCTTCCCGGGATATGGATACTTCCTCAAACGACTGCATGCCCAGTTTTCTGCGCTTTAGTGCGCGGATTTTCCTTTGCAGCACAAATTCGCCAAGTCCAGCCCGATCGGCGACCTCGTCATACAACCCGGTAATTTCCAATTTGATTCCGGGCCGTTTCGCCAGCCCCTTCGCCATTTTCTCCAGTCGCAGCTCACTTTCCTTCGACAGGGTTGAACGGCCCGGTTCGAAAATCATTCCCGATAAGGATTTCTCGTTTTCATTTAATGAGGCCAGAAAAGCGAAAGGCGCCGTCATCACTTTCTTCAATGTATTGAACACGACCTTTCCGACAATACTGCCTAACGAAAACTCCGGATCATTCAAAGAACCTGTAATCGGAACATGGATATCGATAACACCATCGCTATCCTTTAACAGGGCCAACGCCAGTTCAATGGACAAGTCCAGGGCTTCTTCACTTTGCACCTTCTCCCCCAGCGTCAGCTGATCCAGAACCAGCGCATTTTCGGCTTTCAATTCTCCATTTTCAACCTTGTAGGTCGCCTTGTAGGAAAGCTTTCCCTTTTCAATCCCGTACCCCAGATACTTGCCGGTATAGGCACTGAACTGGGCAAGCTCCATCCCTCTTACCTGAGCCTTGATATTCAGCGTCAGCTTGTCGCTCAACGGATTAACATATCCTGAAATGACCAGCGGAGCACCATTGACCTGCCCTTTCAGCCACAGCCTCGACTGCGTCTTCGGATCATTGGACAAATTGACGAAAGCACCACGCAAATCGCGTATATTGGCCGTATAGTGCGGCTTGATAAAGTTGTCGGAAAACCGGACATTCCCGTTCCCGATTATCCATCTTTTAATGGACAGTCTGAAACGGTCATTTCCGGACGGATCCGATGCTGCCGTTACAGAACGCTCGACAGGAACCGGCCGGACAACTGTAGCCGTTTTATCGGCGACTTCAACGGCCAAACCATCTTCCTCGCTTTCAGTCAGGCTCTTCTGACCACCGGCCTTGCTGCGCAGAATATTCTGCAAATTCAACCGCCCGTCCTGCAATAAAATAACTCTGGCGACGACATCATTCATTTTCGCCTTGTCAATCGCAACCGAAAGAGGATTCAGATTAACGGCAACCTCTTCAAGTGACAGATTTTTCCAGCTGATTACGGGCCTTCCCGTCAACTGATCCACAGCGGCCAGACTCCCGATCGCCGCACCACCTCTGAAGTTTCCGTGCAATTTGCCGTCCTGTGCCTGCTTCATTGCCAATGTCCCTTTAACAGACAAATCGGCCTGCCTCAACGACAAATTCACATAATCGTCAACATACGGCTGAATGAAACGGATATCGATATTTCTCATGTCGATATCCAGATCGGCCTTGAACGGTGAAACCATCACATTGCCTTTCAAAGTCGCATTCCCTTGGGCATTGACTTTCGCCCGCATCAATAACGGAACCGGTTTTTCCATCGAATCGGACAGATTCTCCACCGTTATTTCAAGTTGCGACACCTGCGTGACAACAGGTCGCCTGACATTTCTGTTTTCAAAATGGAACGCCCAATCCCTGATCCCCGCATGTTTTACCTGATAATGGAAACCGGTTTTTTCCGCTGCCTTGTCCAGAGTTTCCTGTGGCATGACACCCCCGCTCTCTTTTCGGTACCGCTCCAGCAATTCAGGCATACTATGCACAACCTGGACACGTGCTCCCGCCGAAACAATCCGGTCAACAGACAGATTGCGTCCGGACAAATCCAGAGAAAGCCTTTCGACATTCAGTCCTATATTTTTCGCTTCCACATTCACGGGCTTTGCAAAAACACGATCCGTAAACTGAAACCGGCCATCCCGGACAATCAGTTGCGAAAGATCGATCACCTTTGCAAGACTGGAGGATACCGGTTTGTTTTCAACTGATTCCGTCTTCTTCGCAGCCCCCTGTTTTCCCATATCCTGCAATCGTTCAAAATTCCATTGGCCTTTTCCATTCCGGTCAAGAAACACTTGCGGGCTGTTCAGGGCAATACGGGCAATTCCGATCCGGCCGGACAGGATGTCGCTTTTGCCGACATCCATCGCCACTGTACCGATTCTGAACATATCCCTGTTATCCGGATCAAAGACATGCAGTGATTGAAGCGTGACACCGCCTTCCACCAGCAAGGAATTTTTTCCTTCTTCATCCCTGTTCCAGCTTGCCCCCAGCCGGGTGGACCATTTACTGTTTTCCAGACGGATTCCCGAAACACGGTCAACCAACCTGAACTGGCCATCACTGACAACCAGTTGCTTGAGACCAACAGCCCATGCACGCTGCCGGGAGGACTTTTTCCCGTCCTGTTCCGCTTTTCCGGTCGGCCAGTTTCCGGCAGCCAGCAAACGTTCCACATTCCATTTCCCCTTCCCGTCCCGGTCAAGAAATATCTGTGGATTTTTCAATCCGATACGCTCAATGTTGAACTCACCCGATGCCATGTCGCTTTTGCCGACCTCGATTTTCATCTCCGGAATCTTAAGCACATCACGATTATCCGATTCGGTCAGCCATATGGATGAAAGCGTGATATTTCCCTGGATATAAACCGGACGTCTGTCTCCATCCCGCCGTGCAAAGACAATATCCAGATCCGTAGAAAATTTGCCACTCTTCAATTTGAAACCGGGATCGAACGGGAGATATCCCAGATAAGTCGGCAAATCGAGTTTGTCGAGTCTGACGCCCAGCGTACCGCTTCTTTTGCCAAATGCAGGTTTGGATTTACCAACCAGTTCAATCTTGTCCTTGTTGATTCTTGCACTGATTCCGAACCGGACGAATATGTCGACTTCGGACGGCATATTGGCAACAAACGGGATACCGACATTCAACTCCTCTATCAGCAACCGCTTTTTACGTACTTCATCCTCAACGCGAATTGTTCCGTTTTCGATCTGGATATTGTTGATGGAAAAACGCATTTTCTCCCGATTGCTTCCACCAGATTTCGAAAAATAGGCCACGATATCCCGAATATTGGATCGCTTGTCCTGCCCCCGGACAATATGGACAGCCGGATTGACCAGCCGGATTTCCTTGATGACGGGACTGAATTCCGTAAAAGTGGCTGGAGCCAACTCGACATATAACTGATCAAACGAAGCGAAATCAGTTTCCTGCCCCGGATTGGATAAGCGGACCCCTTCCAGCCTGGCGGTGAGTCCGAACAAATCCAGGTCCATTTTCCGGATAGTCAAATGGCGATTGAAATTTTCGGCAGCAAACGCACGCGCTCTCGACTCAATGAATCCCGGAAGAAAATAAATACCGGCAATGACCAGAACGACCAGCGACAAAACGACAAGCGACAAGACTCCGACCGCGACCAGTCTGAAACGTGAATGTTTTCCGATACCTGAAGTTTTCTGTTCCGCCATTAAAATTTTTCCCTTAAAACCGATTCTTCATTTCAGAGAGAAATCCACCCTGTTTCCGGATTCTGTTCCTTCAGTTTTCCGGAGACCTCCTGCCAGCAGGAAAAGTCTTTCTTCAGATATATTTCCTTTTTCGATCAGCCAGTCCTTGACTGCCTGCGCCCGTCTGTTCGCCAACCGGATCAGATCGTCTTTCTTGCCGGCAAAGTGTTGCGACAACAATTTTTCCATATCCGCAACCGGCATGGATTTGCTGAATCCGATCCAGTTTTTCGGTTTGTCGAAATCTTCACTGCCATACAGACGCTTCAGCAAATCCGGGTATTCCTCATCACTGACTGTCACTTGCTGACTGCCGATATCCTGCCCCGACCGGCGCGCTTTCATCTCCCGGATTTTTTTCATCATCATTTTCTTGCCCAGACCGGTACTGTCAGCATCCGGATCGGCCTTCCCCGCAATTTCCAGCCTTAACCCCGGACGATCTTCCAGTGCCCTGGCAAGCGTTTCGAGTTTTCTCTGTCCGGACTCCGACAAGGTATAACTGCCCGGATCGAAAGCCACCCATGACAATTCTTCCGTATCGCCGACGATCGAGGCAAGCAGTGAAAACGGTGCCGTCACCGCTTTCTGAATGAGATTGACGAATACCTTGAAAATGATTCCGCCTACGGAAAATTCGGGATCGTTCAGCGATCCGCCAATCGGCAGATTGATATCGATAACACCGTTTCTGTCTTTCAAAAGCGACAATGCAAGCTGAACAGGCAAATTGACAGCCGATTCACTGTCAACTTTCTCGCCCAGTGTCAACTGATCCAGAACCAGCGCGTTCTCGGCAGACAACTGGTCATTCTCAACCTTGTATGCGACATCAAAAGACAGTTTTCCCTTGTCGATCCCATACCCGATATACTTCCCGGAATAGGCACTGAACTGGGCCAGCTCCATTCCCTTGACATTCGCCCTGATATCCAGCGACAGACGTTCACTTAACGGATTGACTGACCCCGCGATCACCAGAGGCGCCCCATTGACACGACCTTTCACATCCACAACGGCCTGTTTGTCCGGATTCGTCGTCAGACCGGAAACCGTTCCCCGAAGATCGACCAGATTGGCCGTATAACGCGGTTTGATGAAATTGTCGGAAAACCGTATCTTTCCATTACCGATCCACCATTTCTTTATCTGTATCGAATAATCCGGCCGTCCCTTTTTCTTGGCCACCCCTTCATTTTCCGGTATGCGTGAGGAAATGGAAGAACCGGCATTCAATACCATGTTTTTTTCCTCACTTTCGGTCAGACTTTTCCTGCCACCCGATTCGCTTCTGAGAATATCCTGCAAGTTCAGCCGTCCCTGCGAGCTCAGGATAACTCTTGCCATCAAATCGTTGAGTCTGACCTGATCGACGACAACGGAAAGCGGCGCCAGATCGGCACGAATCCCTTTCAGAGACAACACTTTCCAGCTGACAAACGGTTGCCGGCTCAACTGGTCTACCGTCGTCAAACGACTGATTCCCGCATCACCGGCAAACTGCCCTTTCATCCCCGTTTTCGCCTGTGCGAGATGGAACTTCCCTTTTACCGTCAATTCCGCCTGTTTGAGTGACAGATTGACGAAATCTTCAATATATGGCTGGACGAATCGGACATCCACATCCCGGATATCCAGATCAAGATCCGTTCCAAACGGTGACAGATTCATACTGCCGCCGATGGCAATCGTCCCTTTCTGATTGACATTGGCTTTGACGGAAAGCTGAACCGGTTCTTTATCATCACTTGAAAGATTATCCAGCGCAACCGTCAACCCATCCACTTTGGTCACGACAGGTTTGCCTGCATCGTGATTCTCGAAATGTACCGCCCAGTCATTTAGCTCAAACCGGCCCACGCGAAAACCGAAACCGGTCCGTTCCCCAATTTCATTCGCCGCTTTCTGTACCGTTTTCCGGGTCGGTTTGCCGTTTTCCTGAAATTTCAGCTTGCCATGAACGAACCGCACCTCAGTTCCGGCAGACACCATCCTGTCAACCGTCACGTTTTTCTCCGCAACATCCAGTACAATGCCATCTACATCCAGCGCGAAATTTCTGACCGAAAAATCAGCGGGAACGACATGGATCTGATCACTGACCCGAAGCTCTCCGTTTTCGACAGACAGTTTTCCGAGACTGACGGAAAATGGCCGGCTATCCTTTTTTCCCGCACTGGCATCTGCTGCCGCTCCGACATGATTTTTTCCGGTATTGTCTGCAGGACTG carries:
- a CDS encoding DUF748 domain-containing protein; translation: MAEQKTSGIGKHSRFRLVAVGVLSLVVLSLVVLVIAGIYFLPGFIESRARAFAAENFNRHLTIRKMDLDLFGLTARLEGVRLSNPGQETDFASFDQLYVELAPATFTEFSPVIKEIRLVNPAVHIVRGQDKRSNIRDIVAYFSKSGGSNREKMRFSINNIQIENGTIRVEDEVRKKRLLIEELNVGIPFVANMPSEVDIFVRFGISARINKDKIELVGKSKPAFGKRSGTLGVRLDKLDLPTYLGYLPFDPGFKLKSGKFSTDLDIVFARRDGDRRPVYIQGNITLSSIWLTESDNRDVLKIPEMKIEVGKSDMASGEFNIERIGLKNPQIFLDRDGKGKWNVERLLAAGNWPTGKAEQDGKKSSRQRAWAVGLKQLVVSDGQFRLVDRVSGIRLENSKWSTRLGASWNRDEEGKNSLLVEGGVTLQSLHVFDPDNRDMFRIGTVAMDVGKSDILSGRIGIARIALNSPQVFLDRNGKGQWNFERLQDMGKQGAAKKTESVENKPVSSSLAKVIDLSQLIVRDGRFQFTDRVFAKPVNVEAKNIGLNVERLSLDLSGRNLSVDRIVSAGARVQVVHSMPELLERYRKESGGVMPQETLDKAAEKTGFHYQVKHAGIRDWAFHFENRNVRRPVVTQVSQLEITVENLSDSMEKPVPLLMRAKVNAQGNATLKGNVMVSPFKADLDIDMRNIDIRFIQPYVDDYVNLSLRQADLSVKGTLAMKQAQDGKLHGNFRGGAAIGSLAAVDQLTGRPVISWKNLSLEEVAVNLNPLSVAIDKAKMNDVVARVILLQDGRLNLQNILRSKAGGQKSLTESEEDGLAVEVADKTATVVRPVPVERSVTAASDPSGNDRFRLSIKRWIIGNGNVRFSDNFIKPHYTANIRDLRGAFVNLSNDPKTQSRLWLKGQVNGAPLVISGYVNPLSDKLTLNIKAQVRGMELAQFSAYTGKYLGYGIEKGKLSYKATYKVENGELKAENALVLDQLTLGEKVQSEEALDLSIELALALLKDSDGVIDIHVPITGSLNDPEFSLGSIVGKVVFNTLKKVMTAPFAFLASLNENEKSLSGMIFEPGRSTLSKESELRLEKMAKGLAKRPGIKLEITGLYDEVADRAGLGEFVLQRKIRALKRRKLGMQSFEEVSISREEYPELIREVYRNEKFDKPRKLLLFDQSLSVSEMEKLLVQHYASTKDGLILLANRRAEAVKNWLVLKGKLPDERIYLLASKKGEAGKDMPAHRVDFNLRWKS
- a CDS encoding DUF748 domain-containing protein produces the protein MKVSSYFRKPLFKWIVAAIVFLIAVYGIAGFFVVPGIIGDKAQQFVSGKFQRKLEFEKISLNPFTLTATFDGMRLTEPGCEDDFASFDSLMVDLSSQSLFRMAPVIEEIRLVNPRVHLVRTARNHYNVDDFIAFAAEPKEDDSPARFSINNIQVENAVIEFDDFPQNKHHVVDELNVSIPFVSTIPSQVDIFVDLAINGRFNQEKIELTGKARPFFKDKDGTVNIRLDKINLPAYAGYLPVKPDFDLKDGKLSIDMEVGFGQRAEGQQGLTLEGNVVLESLLLAEPDGKPVLKIPEMTVRIAHSDVLSGKFDIGQVLLKGPEVYLDRNRAGQWNVERVARFSPADNTGKNHVGAAADASAGKKDSRPFSVSLGKLSVENGELRVSDQIHVVPADFSVRNFALDVDGIVLDVAEKNVTVDRMVSAGTEVRFVHGKLKFQENGKPTRKTVQKAANEIGERTGFGFRVGRFELNDWAVHFENHDAGKPVVTKVDGLTVALDNLSSDDKEPVQLSVKANVNQKGTIAIGGSMNLSPFGTDLDLDIRDVDVRFVQPYIEDFVNLSLKQAELTVKGKFHLAQAKTGMKGQFAGDAGISRLTTVDQLSRQPFVSWKVLSLKGIRADLAPLSVVVDQVRLNDLMARVILSSQGRLNLQDILRSESGGRKSLTESEEKNMVLNAGSSISSRIPENEGVAKKKGRPDYSIQIKKWWIGNGKIRFSDNFIKPRYTANLVDLRGTVSGLTTNPDKQAVVDVKGRVNGAPLVIAGSVNPLSERLSLDIRANVKGMELAQFSAYSGKYIGYGIDKGKLSFDVAYKVENDQLSAENALVLDQLTLGEKVDSESAVNLPVQLALSLLKDRNGVIDINLPIGGSLNDPEFSVGGIIFKVFVNLIQKAVTAPFSLLASIVGDTEELSWVAFDPGSYTLSESGQRKLETLARALEDRPGLRLEIAGKADPDADSTGLGKKMMMKKIREMKARRSGQDIGSQQVTVSDEEYPDLLKRLYGSEDFDKPKNWIGFSKSMPVADMEKLLSQHFAGKKDDLIRLANRRAQAVKDWLIEKGNISEERLFLLAGGLRKTEGTESGNRVDFSLK